Within Cellulophaga sp. L1A9, the genomic segment CCTATTTCAGAATATGGATTAGGATATGTATTGTAGTGCTTTAAGTTCTTTTATTTTTATGTTTCGGCCTTCAATTTCGATAAGGCCTTCTTTTTTGAAACCAGATAAAGTACGGATTAAGCTTTCTGTAGCAATCCCGGCAACACTTGCTAAATCACTCCGAGAAATTTTTATGGGATCATCGGTTTGCGTATTCATAACATCTGCAAATTGTAGCAGCGTTTGTGCTGTTTTTTTCCGTACAGAACTGTATGCCATCTGTAAGAGTTGTTGTTTTATGTCTTTTATATTTCCTGATAATAATTCAACAAACTCTAAAGATATATTATGGTTTTTTTCCAAAATTTCTTTTAAGCTTTCTTTGGAAATACCGGTAAGAACAACGTCTTCCATAGCGGTAGCAGATTCTTTATATGGAACGTTTTTTAAGAATGATGTAAAGCCAAGAAAATCATCTGCTCGGTATAATGAGGTAATTAACTGTTTGCCATCTTCATCCATAGAATGGCATTTAATCACACCTTTTAAAACCAAGTATATGGTGTTGGATGCATTGCCTTCCTTGTAAATGGTAGCGCCTTGAGAAAATTTGACTACTTCGCCATTATCATCAAAAAAATTCTTCAACTCATTTAAATCCAGAATGCTGTCTTCTGAGTTTTCTTCTTTGTTATGCGCAGCAGTGGCATTTAGCTTTAAAATTTCATGTTTGGCTAACCTGCTTTCAATAGCACTAATTAAATCTTCTTCTTCAAAGGGCTTGGTTAGATAATCATCGGCACCTAAATCCATCCCTTTTCTAATTTCTTTATGTTCTGTTTTTGCAGAAAGAAATATAAAAGGTAAATGTTTTGTGTTTTCATCTTCGTTAAGCGCTTTTAAAACGCCATAGCCATCAACTTCTGGCATCATAATATCGCAGACCACAATATTAGGCAAAAGTTCTTTTGCGGCTAGAATGCCTATTTTACCATTTGGAGCTGTAGTTACCGCATACCCCGCAAGTTCTAAAAGTTCTTCCGTATTCTCGCGAAGGGCTCTATCGTCTTCAATTAACAAAATAGTCTTCATGTGCTTATAATTTTATATCTTTTGGTATGGTAATGGTGAAAATAGACCCTTCATTCTCTATACTTGAGAAATCTAAGGTGGTGCTTAAACTTTCTAGGTGCTGTTTTGCAATATTTAGTCCTATTCCTGTTCCCTGTGTTAAGAGTGCATTTTCTGCTCTAAAATAGCGATTAAAAATGTGTTTTTGCTCTTCTAAAGGAATACCTATTCCATGATCTACCACTTTAATGCTAATTGTAGTCTTGTCATTCTCCACGATAATATCAATAGAAGTATCTTCTGGAGAGTACTTTATGGCATTGTGTACCAGATTAGATAGGGCCAAGGCCAACGTTTTTTCATCAAAATATATAAAAAGATCATCTATATTTCTTGGATAACTAATACGTTGTCCAGTTTTAAGCAACATGTTTGCGTTGTAAATAACTTCATCTAATAATTTACTTAAGGGAAACTCCTCTAAAGTATAATTTATTTTTCCAGAATCTAAACGCTCCACCGATAAGAAATCCGTTAGAATAGTATCGAGATAACGCACTTTACTTTTTATGGTATTTACATGCTTGTCTCTTTTCTCTTGTTGTTCTGTTTGTGTGTATTTAGCAAGTAGGGTAATAGACGTTAGAATACTACTTAAAGGCGTTTTAAATTCATGGGAAACCAAGGATAAGAATCTTGTTTTTAACTCGTTAAGTTCTTTTTCTTTTGCTAAAGCTTCCGTTAATTGTTTGGTACGTTCTTGTACGGTTTTTTCTAGTTTTAAAGTATAGTTCTTACGGTCTGTAATATCTAATATAATGGCCAAATAAACATCCTGATCTCCAAATCTAGAAAGTTGTAAATGCACTTCCGCAGGGTATTGCGTTCCATCTTTCCTTTGATGCGTAGTTTCAAATTCTATTTTTTCTTCTTCTTTGTTAATCAGTGGGATTAATATTTCTCTGAACTGCGCTTCTGTATAAAACGGTTTTATACTTATAGGAGTAAGCTTTTTTAATTCCTCTAAATTATAGCCAATATTGTTTTGTGCTCCCTTATTTGCATTTAAAAAAAGTAAAGACTCTTTTTCAAATAGAAAGATCTCATTTAAAGATTCATTAAAAATCTTAGCCCAATGCTCTTTTTCTTGTTGGGCTTTTACGCGTTCTGTTACATCATTCTGAATTCCGATATAATTGGTAATTTTTCCAAATTTATCCTTTATGGGAGTAATGTATAAATCATTGTAAAAAAGCGAACCGTCCTTTCTATAGTTTCTTAAAATTGCTTGCGAACTCTCTCCATTTTTAATAGCATCACGCATATGGGTGATGCACTCTTGGTTTTTGTCATCCCCTTGTAGAAAACGACAATTTTTTCCAATAGTTTCTTCTTCGGAATATCCAGTGAGCGTTTTAAATGATGCATTACAATATATAATAGGATTGTCGGGCTTTAACGCATCGGAAATAACAATACCATTTGAAGCAGATTGCAATGCCTCACTTTTCATTCTTAGATCTTTCTCGACGGCTTTACGGTCTGTAATGTCAATAATAAGTGCCATGACATAGGTAGTGTCATAAAGCTCAAAGGGGTTTAAACCAGCTTCTAAAGGAAATTCATCTCCGTTTTTTCGGACTCCAAACAACTCACGTCCGTGACCCATTTGTCTTTTTTCACTTTTAGAAATAAAATTGTATACCTGTTGATCGTGGTTAGGGTGGTATCTTTTTGGAATAAGAACATCAAGCGGTTTCCCTATTAGTTCGTCTTTTTCATAGCCAAACATTTGGTCTGTGGCAGAATTAGAAGCGACAATATTTTGTTTTTTATTAACAACAATAATTCCCTCTGAAACACCTTCTGAGAGTAGGGTAAATATGGTACTGTTCTTTTCGAAAGCTTGCATACTTTCAAAGATAAAATTTTAAAACTGATTTTTATCATATTATACTTAAGTGCTAGGAATAAACAGGGAAAATATAAAAATAAAAACAATAGTATACGTGGTGATTTTTTAAATATTACCGCTTAATCACCAAAAAAAATACAGCCTTTTAAGCAATTTTAGCATTGAAAAATGCAATTACGCCACTACAAGCTGTACTTCTGCTTTCTTATAAATATAGTGTGCGATAAGTGGCTATTTTTTTACAGTCTTGCTTTTATGTAAAGCAAAATGTGATGCTTATGGGTCTTGGTGTTAAGTATTAGTACGATTGGTTTTTTTACGGGTATTCCATTTTACAATCTCAAACCAAATAACGGAAATGAAACCGGTAAGCACAGACAAAAATAATTGCTCAAAACTTAAGCGACTAAATTGAAAAAAGCTTGTTAACGGCGGAATAAATAGGAGGGAAGCTGTGATTAACAATGTGATTGCTATTATTAAAGGAACGAGATTATTCTTGTATTTTAAGGTGGTTAGTATAGAGTAATAAAAAGACCTGTTTATTAAGGTTAAACAAACATTTGCGATGATTAATACTAAAAATACCATTGTTCTAGTCGTATCTTCTGAATTATTCTGAGCCAATGCATATTGATAAATAGAAAGGGTACCCACGGTAATTGCCAGACCTTGAATAATACTCGTTAATAGTTCCTTTATATTAAAAAAAGTGGACGTCAAGAGTCTTGGTTTCTGAAGCATTGTATTTTTTTCTAAGGGTTCATTTTCATAGATAATAGAACAGGTTGGTCCCATAATTAATTCTAGAAGAATAACATGCGTCGGAGAAAATATATTCGGAAATGCCCAACCTAAGGCTAAGGGGATGAATACCGTTAATATAATCGGGATATGTATGGATATAATATATTGAATAGCCTTTTTAAGATTGCTATAAATTTTTCTTCCCATAGCAATGCTGTCTATCATTTTAGAAAGATCATCATCTACTAATATTAAGGAAGCCGCTTCTTTTGCAATTTCTGTTCCTTTTGTACCCATCGCAATGCCAAAGTGAGCAGCTTTTAATGCTGGACCATCGTTAACGCCATCGCCAATCATGGCAACGACTTCTTTGTTGGCTTTTAAGGCATTGATTATTCTTAATTTGGCATCCGGAAACATTCTAGAAAATATTTGCGTAGTTTTTACCTTTTCTTGCAGTTGCTTATCATCTAATTGCATTAACTCATTACCCGTCATGCATTTTTCGTACCCAATAAAATTCACTTCTTTAGCGATGGCACTTGCGGTTGTTGCGGTATCTCCAGTAATTAATTTTACGGTAATCCCTGCACGATCAAATTCTTTTAAAACGGTGCTAATATTTTCTTTAGGTGGGTCGTAAAAGGCAACAAGTCCCAGAAAATCAAATGGAAATTCCTGTTGCGTTTTTGGATAATCTGTCCCCTTAAATTTTGCTTTACCTACACCTAGCAAACGATACCCTTTATCGCCCAATGTTGTGATTGCCTTTTTAATTTTATTTTTTTCTTCATCATTCAACTTCGCTATGGGAAAGAAAGCTTCTGGAGCACCTTTTGCAGCAATAATTCGGTCTCCCGTTTTGTTTTCAAAAAGGTGCGTCATCATAGGTGGTTTCCCGCCTAAAGGATACTCATGAATCATTTTATAAGCCTGGCGTTCGTCAGAGGCTATTAATTTTGAATAAGATTCATGAAGGGCAATTTCCATAGGGTCAAAGGGTATGGGTTCGCTGGACCACATGGCCGTTGTAATTAAGTCTTCTTCTAAAAGATTTGCTTTTTCGGGTATCGGGACTATTTGATCTGTTTTAAAAAGGTAAAGCTTTACCAAGCTCATTTTATTTTGCGTGATTGTGCCTGTCTTATCAACACATATAACGGTTGCACTTCCTAAACTTTCAACTGTTTTTATCTGTTTTACAACAATCCCTAACTTCATTAATCGCCATGATCCTAAAGCCATAAATGTCGTAAAAGCTACCGGAATTTCTTCGGGTAGTATGCTCATCGCTAGGGTTAATGCTTTTAATAAGCTGTCTAGAAGATTTAGTGTGTTGTAATAATTAATTCCCCAGACGAATAGAAATGTTATTCCGCCAATAATAGACATTTTTTTTACAAAATTTCCTATTTGTAATTCTAGCGGAGTTTTCTCATCATGGATCCCTTCGAGGCTTTTTCCTATTTTCCCTAATGCTGTTGCGTTTCCAATCGCTGTAACAGTAGCAATAGCTAATCCAATGGCTACAGTAGTTCCCGTAAAAATTTTGGAATTCTCAGTAGCTGCATCTTTAAAGACAGCCATAGATTCTCCGGTGAGTAAAGATTCATTTACGGAAAAATCATTGGAATGTATTATAACTCCATCTGCAGGAATAACATTCCCTTCCTCAACCATCAAACTATCTCCAATCACGAGGTTATGGCTTTGTATTTCTACAATTTTGCCATTTCTAATGACCTGTGCTTTGGGTTGGGTAATGTCTTTTAATTTTTCTAAAGCATTTCTGCTTTTAGATTCTTGGTAGAAGGAAATGGAAGCTACAAGAATGATTGCAGCGGCTAAAAAAATGCCATCACCAATATTGCCCGTTAAAAAATAGATGCACGAAGCAATGGCTAGTAAAATGACCATTGGTTCTTGCAAAATACTTTTTATAGCATCTAAAAGTTTACTTTTCTTTTTGTAGTCTAAGGTGTTCTTTCCGTGATTTTTTCTAGCAGTCAGTACTTCTTGGTCAGACAATCCTTTTATACCAAAGTCAGTAGGGTTAATCATGAGGTAGGTTTTTATTTAATTTGTAATGGTAAAGCCATTAATGGCTTCTAAATTAATGGTATCAAGTGATTTTTCTGCTTTTTCCTTATCTTTTTCAATAGCCGCTAGTGCCGATTCATAACCTAGATTAAAAATAGCATCAATATTTTTCAATGAAAAGGTACTAAATTCTTTCATTCGACTAGGCCGAATCAATAGGTCACATTCTTTAAATTTTAGACTTGTTTCATTAGACATCATAATATGATAAGAGCGTTCCATGATATTATATACATGCTTTAAACTGTCTTTTTTTATTTTCTGAAAAGGATTGACATATACGCCGATCACTTTATCACATTTATGCTTGATTAAATCAACAGGAAAATTATTTAGAATTCCTCCATCAGCATAATAACCACCTTCTATTTCTACAGGAGCAAAAACACCAGGAACAGCAGCGGAAGCTAATATTGTTTTAATCAAAATGCCAGAATCAAATACTTTTAGAGTACCGTCTAATAAGTTAGTTGCTGTTACCACTAACGGTGTTTTTAGGGCACTATAATCATCAATTGGAAGGTAGGTGCTAAACTGCTCATAGAACTTCTCGGTATCTAAAAAGCCAGGTTTGCTCATTGCATAATTTGTGAATGTAAATAATTGGGTGGTTTTAAAAAAATCTAGAATTTGTTGCCAAGAACAACCACCAGCATATAATCCGCCAACAATAGCTCCAGCACTGGTGCCTGCAATATATGAGGGATATATATGGTGTTCTTCTAAGGCTTTTATAGCACCTATATGTGCAATGCCTCTTGCGCCTCCTCCAGAAAGAACTAAACCTATATTCATAGTATGTACGATCAGATAATTTAGTATCGAAAGTAAGAAAGTTTTATTTTTTTAAACCTGACGAATGTCATAGTATGATTCTATACTATTTAACAACTTTGAATGTGATTATCATTCAATACACAAATACTAAGAAAAATATTATGAAATACTCAGAGCAAACAAATGAATTTAATGTATTTGTATCTACCAGCTATGTAAGTTTAGTGCAACTTAAAAAAGAAGGAAAGACAAAAGCTTTCAATGATTTACTCTTAAAAGTTTTACCACAGGTAAAACAATATGTACAGCATAAATTGAACGTAGCATCAAAAAATGGGGAATTAGATAAAAACAGGTTTAAAGCGGATGATATTATAGATCAGCTATTCATTGAAGTTTATGATCATATCGACGCCGTTGAAGCTGCTTCTGATTTTCATACGTGGTTATTTAAAAAAGCAGATGAATTAGTGGAAGATTTGCTGGTTGATGAAGAATTTGACACTTATTTTTTTGAAAATGTCGATA encodes:
- a CDS encoding response regulator gives rise to the protein MKTILLIEDDRALRENTEELLELAGYAVTTAPNGKIGILAAKELLPNIVVCDIMMPEVDGYGVLKALNEDENTKHLPFIFLSAKTEHKEIRKGMDLGADDYLTKPFEEEDLISAIESRLAKHEILKLNATAAHNKEENSEDSILDLNELKNFFDDNGEVVKFSQGATIYKEGNASNTIYLVLKGVIKCHSMDEDGKQLITSLYRADDFLGFTSFLKNVPYKESATAMEDVVLTGISKESLKEILEKNHNISLEFVELLSGNIKDIKQQLLQMAYSSVRKKTAQTLLQFADVMNTQTDDPIKISRSDLASVAGIATESLIRTLSGFKKEGLIEIEGRNIKIKELKALQYIS
- a CDS encoding PAS domain-containing sensor histidine kinase — protein: MQAFEKNSTIFTLLSEGVSEGIIVVNKKQNIVASNSATDQMFGYEKDELIGKPLDVLIPKRYHPNHDQQVYNFISKSEKRQMGHGRELFGVRKNGDEFPLEAGLNPFELYDTTYVMALIIDITDRKAVEKDLRMKSEALQSASNGIVISDALKPDNPIIYCNASFKTLTGYSEEETIGKNCRFLQGDDKNQECITHMRDAIKNGESSQAILRNYRKDGSLFYNDLYITPIKDKFGKITNYIGIQNDVTERVKAQQEKEHWAKIFNESLNEIFLFEKESLLFLNANKGAQNNIGYNLEELKKLTPISIKPFYTEAQFREILIPLINKEEEKIEFETTHQRKDGTQYPAEVHLQLSRFGDQDVYLAIILDITDRKNYTLKLEKTVQERTKQLTEALAKEKELNELKTRFLSLVSHEFKTPLSSILTSITLLAKYTQTEQQEKRDKHVNTIKSKVRYLDTILTDFLSVERLDSGKINYTLEEFPLSKLLDEVIYNANMLLKTGQRISYPRNIDDLFIYFDEKTLALALSNLVHNAIKYSPEDTSIDIIVENDKTTISIKVVDHGIGIPLEEQKHIFNRYFRAENALLTQGTGIGLNIAKQHLESLSTTLDFSSIENEGSIFTITIPKDIKL
- a CDS encoding cation-translocating P-type ATPase; this encodes MINPTDFGIKGLSDQEVLTARKNHGKNTLDYKKKSKLLDAIKSILQEPMVILLAIASCIYFLTGNIGDGIFLAAAIILVASISFYQESKSRNALEKLKDITQPKAQVIRNGKIVEIQSHNLVIGDSLMVEEGNVIPADGVIIHSNDFSVNESLLTGESMAVFKDAATENSKIFTGTTVAIGLAIATVTAIGNATALGKIGKSLEGIHDEKTPLELQIGNFVKKMSIIGGITFLFVWGINYYNTLNLLDSLLKALTLAMSILPEEIPVAFTTFMALGSWRLMKLGIVVKQIKTVESLGSATVICVDKTGTITQNKMSLVKLYLFKTDQIVPIPEKANLLEEDLITTAMWSSEPIPFDPMEIALHESYSKLIASDERQAYKMIHEYPLGGKPPMMTHLFENKTGDRIIAAKGAPEAFFPIAKLNDEEKNKIKKAITTLGDKGYRLLGVGKAKFKGTDYPKTQQEFPFDFLGLVAFYDPPKENISTVLKEFDRAGITVKLITGDTATTASAIAKEVNFIGYEKCMTGNELMQLDDKQLQEKVKTTQIFSRMFPDAKLRIINALKANKEVVAMIGDGVNDGPALKAAHFGIAMGTKGTEIAKEAASLILVDDDLSKMIDSIAMGRKIYSNLKKAIQYIISIHIPIILTVFIPLALGWAFPNIFSPTHVILLELIMGPTCSIIYENEPLEKNTMLQKPRLLTSTFFNIKELLTSIIQGLAITVGTLSIYQYALAQNNSEDTTRTMVFLVLIIANVCLTLINRSFYYSILTTLKYKNNLVPLIIAITLLITASLLFIPPLTSFFQFSRLSFEQLFLSVLTGFISVIWFEIVKWNTRKKTNRTNT
- a CDS encoding patatin-like phospholipase family protein, which produces MNIGLVLSGGGARGIAHIGAIKALEEHHIYPSYIAGTSAGAIVGGLYAGGCSWQQILDFFKTTQLFTFTNYAMSKPGFLDTEKFYEQFSTYLPIDDYSALKTPLVVTATNLLDGTLKVFDSGILIKTILASAAVPGVFAPVEIEGGYYADGGILNNFPVDLIKHKCDKVIGVYVNPFQKIKKDSLKHVYNIMERSYHIMMSNETSLKFKECDLLIRPSRMKEFSTFSLKNIDAIFNLGYESALAAIEKDKEKAEKSLDTINLEAINGFTITN